A DNA window from Maribellus comscasis contains the following coding sequences:
- a CDS encoding PKD domain-containing protein, with protein sequence MATKLTEITTQYNTFVDDQVLTKDQLNSFINYFEDQDRLSRILLSGVGIVCGFNLKFNASKPSITITQGAGVTTDGDLINLRKNIPESILKSIDLDKMEFSWVKKFEDSFANYRFFKRLETVDGSVQEVPIEMWEILPENIEGSNALSTVADLQNKVVLLYLESYPKEGDLCTAIDCDNQGIEQVARLRILLVSKNDADFILSLDSIFSKHNVVNTYFDLPDVAVRRVVLNQLNTSNYNELKRAYHLALNSDGLVTDLTNGISKIVKNFGALLQLNISNSNLSLYLGTLKGITNFSAYNVPFNVQYRYDCVKDVVDTYNEIKALLLSLKEECCPDINAFPKHLMLGSLDEMQEEVQNYRHSFYKSPILNGEEDMIQQCRSMILRLFQLVLRFQTTAGEIKVTPSNKLPDLGYRAIPFYYNIQNEFLKQWNAEKTNKYKSNTNLSYHTGLLSSSPQIQEPLAFNIDGFDFFRIEGHQGKDYKVALEEIEELKVKYGLAFDVKALSVNINTETLNIDDYECEFEDLNVLLRAWTVEQDCVLGEVSEFFSGFRTDEPGKNIRENLIGAKRVSSLNLLTDSNKADDDTFTLINKNVNVGSVSKATSDFTVSSTKSSETVSDHLIVDENALGSVMKKALEETKGGSVNDIIARADNLVAEKISDEVWAEQPELKEFVIDRSIELMAYAHIVAQKMPAILTNVDVVKVDEYKLTLKELCSRVEKMKARYQNIQLSSALKALMGVLITQLSAICCSAKKLEVLLEEINKRKEQIIVRLKLSKFVEKYPGLEHKAGVEPGGTFFLIYLNKAKSDTGEIVLSNVSAVRNVSLVNEVVNVNPVNRLSLLGTENVNPKELLTEKVLSEKELLANTRISEILNRATRVTNLPNNTVVADFAVPYMCCSDCAPVNFIVERKPVSLRLEKDHFCLGQDSSPLLFDVSPADGIIKADQDVEGMTIDGIKLSFDENTFPDEMIGNTIHFTVNDQITSCEITVYRAVQFDFEVPESPTSQTEITFKPTGNLDGASFLWSFGDDNLSAERNPTHKYTLPVNDENKVIVSLTVTAENGVCQSTVEHEIVFAEVDVQIALPEDSFCENDEKNYPFEITPAGSEAKIEGQGVTQVSTGGFVFIPANAEPGEIEFLLNGELSGLKVTVNKAPVASFKPEQVGNELVLTNNSTGADFYVWNINGEKLERNDNSPVTIELTPNTPSTWRLALEAISEICGSDMTDFVTFQTELVNTCVEDAKIAMQKDLEVLQALNLPGSNFVVPIWMSTSKIYGGTDEFKEGVLNDIDNYLAGNNNEKLGSQFLELLQQTASMIIELSGDRDGKEFQNLLGLFELQLKLFYNILGCQNADVIDASADQLAELFKLVLTLLRNMREREIFFSDGIKEFIKSWGEKIQGKAILEEHFKIIIEENLI encoded by the coding sequence ATGGCAACAAAATTAACCGAAATTACCACACAGTATAATACGTTTGTCGATGACCAGGTATTAACAAAAGACCAGCTAAACAGCTTTATAAACTATTTTGAAGATCAGGATCGTTTATCGCGGATATTGTTGAGCGGAGTTGGAATCGTTTGTGGTTTTAACCTGAAATTCAATGCCTCGAAACCTTCCATCACAATAACGCAAGGGGCAGGTGTAACCACCGACGGCGATTTAATTAACCTCCGAAAAAATATTCCTGAATCCATATTAAAATCCATCGATTTGGATAAAATGGAATTCTCGTGGGTGAAAAAGTTTGAAGACAGTTTTGCCAATTATCGTTTTTTCAAAAGGCTGGAAACTGTTGATGGATCTGTCCAGGAAGTGCCCATTGAAATGTGGGAAATTCTGCCTGAGAATATAGAGGGCTCAAACGCGTTAAGCACGGTTGCCGACCTGCAAAATAAAGTGGTTTTGTTGTATTTGGAATCTTATCCCAAAGAAGGGGATTTGTGTACTGCAATCGACTGCGATAATCAGGGAATTGAACAGGTTGCAAGGCTCCGCATATTACTGGTTTCCAAAAATGATGCGGATTTTATTTTGAGTCTCGATTCGATTTTTTCAAAACACAATGTTGTAAATACCTATTTTGATTTACCTGATGTTGCTGTTCGTCGGGTCGTTTTAAATCAGTTAAATACTTCCAATTACAATGAGTTAAAACGGGCTTATCATCTCGCTTTAAATTCCGATGGTTTAGTGACTGATTTGACCAATGGGATTTCAAAAATTGTAAAGAATTTTGGCGCACTGTTACAGCTTAATATCTCCAACTCAAACCTTTCGCTGTATCTCGGAACGTTAAAAGGGATTACCAATTTCAGCGCATACAACGTTCCGTTTAATGTGCAATATCGCTACGATTGTGTGAAAGACGTGGTGGACACGTATAATGAAATCAAAGCATTACTCTTGTCCTTAAAAGAAGAATGTTGCCCTGATATAAATGCATTCCCAAAACACTTGATGCTGGGAAGTCTGGATGAGATGCAGGAGGAAGTACAGAATTACCGCCACAGCTTTTATAAATCGCCAATTTTGAACGGTGAAGAAGACATGATTCAGCAGTGCCGAAGTATGATTTTGCGTTTGTTTCAACTTGTCCTTCGCTTTCAGACAACAGCTGGTGAGATTAAAGTTACGCCATCAAATAAATTGCCCGATTTAGGTTATCGCGCTATTCCTTTCTACTATAATATTCAGAATGAATTTTTAAAACAATGGAATGCAGAAAAAACAAACAAATATAAATCGAATACAAATTTGAGTTATCACACCGGTTTGTTATCCTCTTCACCACAAATTCAGGAACCATTGGCATTTAATATCGACGGCTTTGATTTTTTTAGGATTGAAGGCCACCAGGGAAAAGACTATAAAGTGGCACTGGAAGAAATTGAAGAATTAAAAGTAAAATATGGCCTGGCTTTCGATGTAAAAGCACTGTCGGTGAACATAAACACTGAAACACTAAATATTGACGATTACGAATGTGAATTTGAAGATTTAAACGTACTGCTTCGTGCGTGGACTGTAGAACAGGATTGTGTTTTAGGGGAAGTTTCTGAATTTTTCTCAGGGTTCAGAACTGATGAACCCGGAAAAAATATCCGTGAAAATTTGATCGGTGCAAAAAGAGTTTCATCGCTAAACCTGTTGACCGACTCCAACAAAGCCGATGATGATACATTTACACTGATAAACAAAAATGTGAATGTAGGCTCTGTTTCTAAAGCTACGTCCGACTTTACTGTTTCATCAACTAAAAGCAGCGAAACTGTATCAGATCATTTGATCGTTGATGAGAATGCTCTGGGAAGTGTGATGAAAAAAGCACTGGAAGAAACCAAGGGAGGTTCGGTAAATGACATCATTGCCCGGGCTGACAATTTGGTTGCTGAAAAAATAAGCGATGAAGTTTGGGCAGAACAACCTGAACTGAAAGAATTTGTAATCGACAGATCGATCGAACTCATGGCTTATGCACATATTGTCGCACAAAAAATGCCTGCTATTTTGACTAATGTAGATGTTGTGAAAGTTGACGAATATAAACTTACTTTAAAAGAATTGTGCTCGCGGGTAGAAAAAATGAAAGCCCGTTATCAGAATATACAACTCTCATCGGCTTTAAAAGCGTTGATGGGTGTTTTAATCACACAACTCTCTGCAATTTGTTGTTCGGCGAAAAAACTGGAAGTGTTGCTTGAAGAAATCAACAAACGAAAAGAACAAATTATTGTCCGCCTCAAACTTTCGAAGTTTGTTGAAAAATACCCCGGATTGGAACACAAAGCCGGTGTTGAACCAGGCGGTACTTTCTTTTTAATTTATCTGAATAAAGCGAAGTCCGATACAGGGGAGATTGTATTAAGTAATGTAAGCGCCGTCCGTAATGTTTCGCTTGTAAACGAGGTTGTGAATGTGAATCCGGTAAACCGGCTTTCATTACTCGGAACAGAAAATGTTAACCCCAAAGAACTGCTGACAGAAAAAGTACTTTCTGAAAAAGAATTGCTGGCAAATACACGAATTTCGGAAATCCTCAACAGGGCTACAAGAGTAACAAACTTGCCAAATAACACGGTAGTGGCCGATTTTGCTGTGCCGTATATGTGCTGTTCCGACTGTGCTCCGGTGAATTTTATTGTGGAACGAAAACCGGTTTCACTGCGCCTGGAAAAAGACCATTTCTGTTTAGGACAGGACAGCAGTCCCTTATTATTTGATGTTTCTCCCGCTGATGGCATTATTAAAGCCGATCAGGATGTTGAAGGCATGACTATTGATGGAATTAAGCTCAGTTTTGATGAAAATACTTTCCCGGATGAAATGATTGGGAATACCATCCATTTTACGGTTAACGACCAGATTACATCATGCGAAATTACAGTTTATCGTGCTGTTCAGTTTGATTTTGAAGTACCTGAATCACCAACCTCTCAAACGGAGATTACTTTCAAACCAACAGGAAATCTGGATGGAGCAAGCTTCCTCTGGAGTTTTGGTGACGATAATCTCTCAGCTGAACGGAATCCGACACATAAATATACATTGCCGGTAAATGATGAAAATAAAGTTATTGTTTCGCTTACCGTGACAGCAGAAAACGGAGTTTGTCAGTCAACGGTTGAACATGAAATTGTTTTTGCAGAAGTTGACGTGCAGATAGCTTTGCCGGAAGACTCATTCTGCGAAAATGATGAAAAAAATTACCCATTTGAAATCACGCCTGCCGGATCAGAAGCAAAAATTGAGGGACAAGGGGTTACCCAGGTTTCCACAGGTGGTTTTGTATTTATTCCTGCAAATGCAGAACCGGGAGAAATAGAATTCCTGTTAAACGGAGAACTTTCCGGCTTGAAAGTCACAGTAAATAAAGCTCCGGTAGCATCGTTTAAACCTGAGCAGGTGGGGAATGAGCTTGTTCTTACCAATAACTCAACCGGGGCTGATTTTTATGTCTGGAATATTAACGGAGAAAAACTGGAACGTAACGATAATTCACCGGTGACGATTGAGTTGACTCCAAACACGCCAAGTACCTGGCGTTTGGCCCTGGAAGCCATCAGCGAAATTTGCGGGTCGGATATGACTGATTTTGTTACTTTCCAAACAGAACTGGTAAATACTTGTGTAGAAGATGCAAAAATAGCAATGCAGAAAGATTTAGAAGTTTTGCAGGCACTAAATCTTCCGGGCTCCAATTTTGTAGTTCCCATCTGGATGTCAACCAGTAAAATTTATGGTGGGACTGATGAATTTAAAGAAGGTGTATTAAACGATATTGATAATTATCTGGCGGGTAACAATAATGAAAAGTTAGGTAGTCAGTTCCTTGAATTGTTGCAGCAAACTGCATCAATGATCATCGAACTTTCCGGTGACAGAGATGGAAAAGAATTCCAGAATCTGCTCGGGTTGTTTGAATTGCAGTTAAAGTTGTTCTACAATATTTTGGGTTGCCAAAATGCCGATGTTATCGATGCTTCTGCTGATCAGCTAGCTGAACTGTTCAAATTAGTTTTAACGCTGCTGAGAAATATGAGAGAACGTGAGATTTTCTTTTCCGATGGAATAAAAGAATTTATCAAAAGTTGGGGCGAGAAAATTCAGGGGAAAGCAATACTGGAAGAACATTTTAAAATAATTATCGAAGAAAATCTGATTTAG
- a CDS encoding PAAR domain-containing protein, translating to MGAAARLTDMHTCPMVNPGGVPHVGGPIISPGVPTVLIGGMPAAVVGDMAICTGPPDTIVQGSATVLIGGKPAARMGDLTGHGGSIIAGDPTVQIGG from the coding sequence ATGGGAGCAGCAGCCCGATTAACAGATATGCATACTTGCCCGATGGTAAACCCGGGTGGAGTTCCACATGTGGGTGGCCCGATTATTTCGCCCGGTGTGCCAACTGTGCTTATCGGCGGAATGCCTGCAGCTGTAGTGGGCGACATGGCCATCTGTACCGGTCCTCCGGACACAATTGTTCAGGGCTCTGCAACGGTTTTAATTGGAGGAAAACCTGCAGCCCGAATGGGAGATTTAACTGGGCATGGAGGTTCAATAATCGCAGGAGATCCGACAGTACAAATTGGAGGTTAG
- a CDS encoding LysM peptidoglycan-binding domain-containing protein yields MSGELIKLQIKAYKDERFSEEVSEGEFRTMLNPETYKFKYKIEQNDDQASGTSAASPRFNKALPENLDLEFVFDRTGVITDYGAAGSSDDKIFKDEGGGIIDDIEQFKKVVLDYDGDEHKPNYLIISWGTLLFKGTLSEMDVTFKLFKSDGTPLRAVANAKFKGFVEDDLRVAMENNSSPDLTHVRIVKDGDTLPLMAFRIYGDSKYYLEVAKANNITNFRKLETGQSVFFPPIQKAN; encoded by the coding sequence ATGAGTGGAGAATTAATAAAACTGCAGATAAAAGCATATAAAGACGAACGGTTTTCGGAGGAAGTTTCCGAAGGCGAGTTTCGAACGATGCTAAATCCTGAAACCTATAAATTCAAGTATAAAATTGAACAAAATGATGATCAGGCCTCAGGAACAAGTGCAGCTTCGCCACGTTTTAACAAGGCTTTGCCGGAGAATTTGGATCTGGAATTTGTTTTCGACAGAACCGGGGTTATCACGGATTATGGTGCCGCAGGAAGTTCCGATGACAAGATATTCAAAGATGAAGGTGGCGGAATTATCGACGATATCGAACAATTCAAAAAAGTTGTTCTGGATTATGACGGCGATGAGCATAAACCAAACTATTTGATTATTTCCTGGGGAACGCTCCTTTTTAAAGGTACGCTCAGCGAGATGGATGTTACCTTCAAATTGTTTAAATCTGATGGAACGCCGCTGCGGGCGGTAGCCAATGCGAAATTTAAGGGTTTTGTTGAAGACGACCTGCGGGTGGCAATGGAAAACAACAGTTCGCCAGATCTTACGCACGTTCGGATTGTAAAAGATGGTGATACACTTCCGCTAATGGCATTTCGTATTTACGGCGATTCAAAATATTACCTCGAAGTGGCCAAAGCGAACAACATCACCAATTTCCGAAAGCTTGAAACCGGACAGTCCGTCTTTTTTCCACCGATACAAAAAGCAAACTAA
- the vgrG gene encoding type VI secretion system tip protein VgrG: protein MPEQRVINTSQSADLVTQKILVDGEELSKSFQVMNVIVEKEINRIPTAKIILKDGDPASQDFNLSNEELFVPGKEVEIKAGYHSDEETVFKGWVIKHNLKIRSSQSYLIVECKDKAVKLSIGRKNKYFYESTDSDIIEEIVDSYGLEKDVESTNVNHREMVQYNVSDWDFCVTRAQANGKVLIVDDGRITVKKPDVAQEAVETVSFGATLLELDAEMDARNQFQKVTSYGWSSSDQELLEIEANEPSISLNGNVSIDDLASVINLENLELKNGGGTPDVELQEWADAKSLFNQLSKTRGKVKFQGIPAVKPNTTIQLEGVGDRFNGKVYISAVRHQITEGNWTVDAEFGINPKWFTETFDINDQPAAGLLAAVNGLQIGIVTQLESDPDGEDRILVRLPIVDNEVDGIWARVATLDAGENRGSFFRPEIGDEVIVGFINGSPNDAVVLGMMNSSAKPAPIVASDDNHKKGFVTRSEMKFIFNDDEVSVTLETPNGNKMVISDDDGGIKLEDENGNFIQMDSNGITIESASEINYKSSSDMKMESSSNVELKAGAQFKAEGSAGAEVSTSANAVIKGSIVQIN, encoded by the coding sequence ATGCCAGAACAACGAGTTATAAATACATCACAGTCTGCTGACCTTGTTACTCAAAAAATTTTGGTCGACGGAGAGGAACTTTCAAAATCCTTCCAGGTGATGAATGTGATCGTTGAGAAGGAAATTAACCGGATTCCAACCGCAAAGATCATTCTGAAGGATGGTGACCCGGCGTCTCAGGATTTTAACCTGAGCAACGAAGAACTTTTTGTTCCCGGAAAGGAAGTGGAAATAAAAGCAGGTTATCATTCTGATGAGGAAACGGTTTTTAAAGGTTGGGTTATTAAACACAATCTGAAAATTCGTTCCAGCCAGTCGTATTTAATTGTTGAATGTAAAGATAAGGCGGTAAAACTCAGCATTGGAAGAAAAAATAAGTATTTCTACGAAAGTACCGACAGTGATATTATTGAAGAAATTGTTGATTCTTACGGATTGGAAAAAGATGTAGAGTCAACCAATGTCAATCATCGTGAAATGGTTCAGTACAACGTTTCCGACTGGGATTTTTGTGTTACCCGTGCGCAGGCAAACGGGAAAGTATTAATTGTTGACGATGGAAGAATAACCGTTAAAAAGCCTGATGTTGCGCAGGAAGCGGTGGAGACCGTTTCATTTGGAGCAACACTTTTGGAGTTAGATGCGGAAATGGATGCTCGAAATCAGTTTCAAAAAGTAACTTCTTACGGCTGGAGTTCATCGGATCAGGAGTTGTTGGAAATTGAAGCGAATGAGCCTTCAATAAGTTTAAACGGAAATGTTTCGATTGATGATTTGGCATCGGTAATCAATCTGGAAAACCTGGAATTAAAAAATGGAGGAGGTACCCCCGATGTTGAATTACAGGAATGGGCTGATGCAAAATCGCTTTTTAATCAACTTTCAAAAACCAGAGGGAAAGTAAAATTTCAGGGAATTCCGGCAGTGAAGCCAAATACGACCATCCAGTTGGAAGGCGTTGGCGACCGCTTTAATGGCAAAGTTTATATTTCTGCTGTTCGCCATCAGATAACTGAAGGAAACTGGACGGTGGATGCTGAGTTTGGCATCAATCCAAAATGGTTTACCGAAACCTTTGATATTAATGACCAGCCGGCAGCCGGATTATTGGCAGCTGTCAATGGTTTGCAGATTGGGATTGTTACACAACTGGAAAGTGACCCTGATGGCGAAGATCGGATTTTGGTCAGGTTGCCAATTGTTGACAATGAAGTTGACGGGATATGGGCAAGGGTGGCAACACTCGATGCCGGTGAAAACCGGGGCTCTTTTTTCCGGCCGGAAATTGGAGACGAAGTAATTGTCGGTTTTATTAACGGAAGTCCAAACGACGCTGTTGTTTTGGGAATGATGAACAGCAGTGCAAAACCCGCCCCGATTGTCGCATCCGATGATAATCATAAAAAAGGATTTGTTACCCGCAGTGAGATGAAATTCATTTTTAACGATGATGAAGTGAGTGTGACACTGGAAACACCCAACGGAAATAAAATGGTAATCAGTGATGATGACGGCGGAATTAAACTGGAGGACGAAAACGGCAATTTTATTCAAATGGATTCCAACGGAATAACCATTGAAAGCGCGTCAGAAATTAATTATAAATCTTCTTCTGATATGAAAATGGAAAGCAGTTCGAATGTCGAACTTAAAGCAGGAGCGCAGTTTAAAGCCGAAGGTTCAGCTGGTGCGGAAGTTTCAACCAGTGCAAACGCTGTAATAAAAGGTTCAATCGTTCAAATTAATTAA
- a CDS encoding GPW/gp25 family protein has protein sequence METTKSFLGRGWSFPPEFNRGAQSVKMLEDEADIKSSLEILLSTRLGERVMVPNYGCNLDELLFKPLNLTLKTYVTDLIKTAILYHEPRIDLNKVEIDPSDELNGILLIKLDYTIRTTNSRKNMVYPFYKEEGNEL, from the coding sequence ATGGAAACAACAAAATCGTTTTTAGGAAGAGGCTGGAGTTTTCCGCCTGAATTTAACAGGGGAGCTCAAAGTGTGAAAATGCTGGAAGATGAAGCAGATATAAAAAGCAGTCTTGAAATTTTGCTTTCCACACGGTTGGGAGAACGGGTTATGGTTCCAAATTATGGATGTAACCTTGATGAACTATTGTTTAAACCGCTCAACCTCACTCTAAAAACCTATGTGACCGATTTAATTAAAACAGCTATTCTTTACCATGAACCCCGTATTGATTTGAATAAAGTTGAAATTGACCCGTCGGACGAATTAAACGGTATTTTGCTGATTAAACTTGACTATACCATACGAACCACCAACTCGCGAAAAAATATGGTTTACCCATTTTATAAAGAGGAAGGAAACGAACTCTAA
- a CDS encoding baseplate J/gp47 family protein has translation MAKCGKEILSGREGTGQLQRYIEALNPDSVKLNDFSLEEWMQFAYRFAKHVNYFNTINNEEPSADWQDFFIKDESLEDFQKLVNEGKNVTPHLALFVSFIKLLEFSKNRFNKLTKRHLDFYYHRILQIEKLPATPDKVHIIFELAKSVVDEKIARNTELDGGKDAAGIKRIYKTTEELIANKSVVSGLMSIYNDHSNHKLKAASVANSYDGVGSDFPDDKIKWWPFGYFGDNKYPELPDAKIGFALSSEVLELQEGQRNILITVEFKTNIESITASNLRENLDVYCSGEKEWLGPFTVQPTVLDSEGQVVFTSGLSASKKVLKLAFQIPKEEDSVVAYNSENLGEKFVSQFPVCRVLFKTENTDGFELYRKLAEKEINSCKINIDVRGVKSLDLESDIGTLNAEKPFYPFSTQPVKKSSFYVNYPELFKKNWTDLTFEIEWKNTPEKTGDYEAFVDLYFAYRTDYLYQANTSKFFGGMFDWIEAEEIWQFNTTPSNLIVGSDEHFKADVQILNKEDWETVEENHILFDADGDIFKTNVQVTNSSYEEDKNGPVRLSLNQSFLHELFPRIYALAFSSDDDDVLVPNEPYTPMVETIALNYTAEANMILGSSAENYKNNSLTLFHEHPFGQSEEHLYLKSQFDFLTGNDKKEYLVPTYCKGGELYIGLENVKNLQQVSLLLQVLEGSENPLADSFVGKQKAEWSILCQNEWKRLDSNYIISNETDNFLKSGIVKFSVPREVTQDNTKLPSGFVWVRIKIHKNYDAVCKAISIQAQAVLAEFSDNGNELSHLKNGLEADTISKLIHRVSTVKGISQPFSSFGGKPEESDKNYYRRVSERLRHKNRAITLWDYEHIILQEFPEIHKVKCLNHSSETSFLSPGDVLLAVIPDIVNKNVFDIYQPRVSKATLNKIQNHINKLNSFHVNAEVINPDYEEVTVDLKVKFYEGYDENYYLKVLNKDIIRLLSPWAFEETASIEFGVTLHLSLVINYIEKLKYVDYVEDVKLKKGSENNLTNVAPSSPKAILVSAKQHSLSTDVKSCTEITETEETCQT, from the coding sequence ATGGCTAAATGCGGCAAAGAAATATTATCAGGACGTGAAGGCACAGGACAACTGCAACGTTACATCGAGGCACTGAATCCGGATTCAGTAAAATTAAATGATTTTAGCCTTGAAGAATGGATGCAGTTTGCATATCGTTTTGCTAAACACGTAAACTATTTCAATACAATTAATAACGAGGAACCATCAGCTGACTGGCAGGACTTTTTTATCAAAGATGAAAGCCTTGAAGATTTTCAGAAGCTGGTAAATGAAGGCAAAAATGTAACACCTCACCTGGCACTGTTTGTCAGTTTTATCAAGCTGCTGGAGTTTTCTAAAAACCGGTTTAACAAATTAACAAAGAGGCACCTCGATTTTTATTACCATCGTATTTTGCAAATTGAAAAACTGCCGGCTACACCTGATAAAGTGCACATCATTTTTGAACTGGCAAAAAGTGTTGTAGATGAGAAAATTGCACGGAACACAGAACTCGATGGAGGAAAAGACGCAGCCGGAATAAAAAGGATATACAAAACAACTGAAGAACTGATTGCCAACAAAAGTGTCGTATCAGGTTTGATGAGTATATACAACGACCATTCAAACCATAAATTAAAGGCTGCTTCTGTGGCAAATTCGTACGACGGAGTTGGCAGCGATTTTCCGGACGACAAAATTAAATGGTGGCCTTTCGGATATTTTGGCGACAACAAATATCCTGAATTGCCTGATGCCAAAATTGGATTTGCGCTTTCTTCTGAGGTTCTGGAATTACAGGAAGGACAAAGAAATATACTAATAACCGTTGAATTTAAAACCAACATTGAATCAATCACTGCAAGTAATCTTCGGGAGAATCTTGACGTTTACTGTTCAGGTGAAAAAGAATGGCTTGGCCCTTTTACTGTTCAACCTACTGTATTGGACAGTGAGGGGCAGGTCGTTTTTACTTCCGGCTTAAGTGCTTCAAAAAAAGTTTTGAAACTGGCTTTCCAAATTCCAAAAGAAGAGGATTCGGTGGTTGCATATAATTCAGAAAATCTGGGTGAAAAGTTTGTTTCGCAGTTTCCGGTTTGCCGGGTACTTTTCAAAACAGAAAACACCGATGGATTTGAATTGTACAGAAAGTTGGCTGAAAAAGAAATCAATAGTTGTAAAATAAATATCGATGTCCGTGGAGTAAAAAGTCTCGATTTGGAAAGCGATATCGGCACTTTAAATGCCGAAAAACCCTTTTATCCTTTCAGCACGCAGCCGGTTAAAAAATCCAGTTTTTATGTAAATTACCCTGAATTGTTTAAAAAAAACTGGACTGACCTTACTTTTGAGATCGAATGGAAAAACACACCTGAAAAAACAGGCGACTACGAAGCATTTGTAGATTTGTATTTTGCCTACCGAACAGATTATCTCTATCAGGCAAATACTTCGAAATTTTTTGGAGGGATGTTCGACTGGATTGAAGCGGAAGAAATTTGGCAGTTTAATACTACTCCTTCAAATTTAATTGTAGGCAGTGATGAACATTTTAAAGCTGATGTTCAGATTCTAAATAAGGAAGATTGGGAAACGGTTGAGGAAAATCACATCTTGTTTGACGCAGATGGAGATATCTTCAAAACAAATGTACAGGTAACAAATTCTTCGTATGAGGAAGATAAAAACGGACCGGTTCGATTGTCTCTTAACCAGTCTTTTCTGCATGAACTTTTCCCACGAATTTATGCATTGGCGTTTAGCAGCGATGACGATGATGTTTTGGTTCCAAATGAGCCTTATACACCAATGGTGGAGACGATAGCTCTGAATTATACCGCAGAAGCAAATATGATTTTGGGTTCCTCCGCTGAAAATTACAAAAATAATTCGCTCACGCTTTTCCATGAACATCCGTTTGGGCAGTCAGAGGAACATTTGTATTTAAAAAGTCAGTTTGATTTTCTGACCGGTAACGACAAAAAAGAATACCTGGTTCCAACGTATTGTAAAGGTGGCGAGTTGTATATAGGTTTGGAAAACGTTAAAAATTTGCAACAAGTTTCTTTGCTGCTGCAGGTTTTGGAAGGAAGTGAAAATCCGCTGGCCGATTCATTTGTCGGAAAGCAAAAAGCGGAATGGTCGATTCTTTGTCAGAATGAATGGAAAAGGCTCGATTCAAATTATATCATTTCAAATGAAACCGATAACTTTTTGAAATCAGGAATTGTGAAGTTTTCTGTCCCCAGGGAAGTTACGCAGGATAATACAAAATTACCGTCGGGTTTTGTTTGGGTAAGAATTAAAATTCATAAAAATTACGACGCGGTTTGCAAAGCTATATCCATTCAGGCGCAGGCAGTTTTAGCTGAATTTTCAGATAATGGAAACGAGCTTTCCCATTTGAAAAACGGACTGGAAGCTGACACTATTTCAAAGCTCATTCACCGCGTGTCCACGGTAAAGGGAATTTCACAACCATTTTCCTCGTTTGGTGGAAAGCCGGAAGAGTCGGACAAGAATTACTACCGCCGGGTAAGCGAACGTTTGCGGCACAAAAACCGGGCAATTACTTTGTGGGATTATGAACACATTATTTTGCAGGAGTTTCCTGAAATTCATAAAGTGAAATGCCTGAATCATAGTTCAGAAACTTCATTTCTGTCTCCCGGTGATGTTTTGCTGGCCGTTATCCCGGATATTGTCAATAAAAATGTATTCGATATTTATCAGCCCCGTGTGAGCAAAGCTACATTGAATAAGATCCAAAATCATATTAATAAACTGAACTCATTTCATGTAAATGCAGAAGTTATCAATCCGGATTACGAAGAGGTTACCGTTGATTTGAAAGTGAAATTCTATGAGGGCTACGATGAAAATTATTACCTGAAAGTTTTGAACAAAGATATTATCCGATTGCTTTCACCCTGGGCATTTGAAGAAACAGCGAGCATTGAGTTTGGTGTAACTTTACATTTGAGTTTGGTGATCAATTACATTGAAAAATTAAAATATGTGGATTACGTTGAGGATGTAAAATTGAAAAAAGGTTCGGAAAACAATCTTACCAACGTAGCACCGTCGAGCCCAAAAGCCATTCTTGTTTCCGCCAAACAGCACAGTTTAAGCACCGATGTGAAAAGTTGTACCGAAATTACTGAAACGGAAGAAACATGTCAGACCTAA